Genomic window (Streptomyces cadmiisoli):
GCCGCTGCCCGCCCACATCCAATATCTGGCCGACCGGATACGACCGGCCATCGACCACAGCCAGGAGGGTGACGCCCGCGTCGACGCGACGATCGACGCGAACATACGGCTCGTCCGCTCGCAACTCGCGGCGGAGCCCGACCTCGCCGCCCAGGTGAACGCCGGTCGGCTGGCCGTCGTCGGTGCCCGTTACGAACTCGACAGCCAGCTGGTGCACCACATCGGCTGAACACGCGAAACGGGGCGCGCGGGACCGTACCCGCGTGCCCCGTCCCCGTGTCCGGCCGGCGCGCCGCCGGGGGACGGCGCCGACGGGTCAGGCCGGGTTGTCGCCGTGCGTCAGGGTCTCCCAGGCGACGAAGAGGTTGTTGGTGCCGGACGGGCGGTTGCGCTCGGTCAGCGCCTGGGTGTTGGTCATGGCGTGCCCCAGGCGGTTGTGCAGCGCGTTGTAGCCGACCTCGGTCACGGGTCCGAGCCCGAGGTGCAGGGAGCCCCCGCACAGCCAGCTCGGCACGGCGGTGCCCATCTCGTACTTGGCCTGGAAGCCGAGCGCGTGGCGCAGCCGCTCGCCCACGTCGGTGCCGTAGAGGTCCTGGCCCTGGATGCGGCTGGTCTCGGCGACGTGCGCGATCGCGGAGATGCCGTATCCCGTGTGGGTCAGGTCGCGGCAGGTCTCCTGGGTGAGGCCGGTGACGAAGGTGGACTGCCCCTGCCAGTAGTTGACTATCTTCTCGCGGGTGTTGAGGTTCTGGCTGGGGACGGTCTTCGGCAGGGCCCCGTCCGATTCGAGGTAGACGAAGGCGGCCGCGCGGGTGCGGAACTTCGCCATGGCCTTGTCGTACGACGTCCTGTCCTCCAGGAAGACGGAGATGCCGAGGGCGGCCTCCATCATCGACAACTCCCAGTTCCCGTTGGAGTTGGAGCCGTTGATGATCTCGGGCAGGTAGACGTCGCGGAGCATGGTGGCGAAGCGGCCGGAATTGGCCCAGGTGCCGGTGTACGTGTACTTGATGATCTCGGCGGCCTTCGGCCAGCTGGAGCCCGCCCAGCCGGTCTGCAGCGGTGCGTTGCTGTTGGTGTGGTCACGGATCACGGCCGACCAGGCGTCCATCAGCTCGATGGCCTTCCTGGCGTGCCGGTCGTCCCGGGTGATGTACCAGGCGAGGGCGTGGGTGTACGCGGCGATCGCGTCCTCGCGCTCGTCGGTGCAGCCGTAGTTGGGGTTGGAGTACGAGCCGCACTCGACGACCGCGCGGGGTCTGGGCGTGCGGTTCAGATCGGCGTACTTGCTCGCCATCATGCGGTCGAAGGCGAGCTTCCAGGGCTGGGCGCCGGAGTTGACCTTGCTCCGCGCGAAGTCCAACTGGCCCTGGGAGACGGTCACTCCTGGGTGGACGAAGGTGGCCGGGGCGGCGTCGGCACGGGGCGCGGCGGGTCCGGTGAGCAGTCCCGCGACGAGGGCGGCGGTGGCGGCGGCTCCCCCGGCGAGAAGGGTGAGCCGGGAACGACGAGGGCGTCTTGCGGGGGCGTGTGACATCGGCGTCCGTTCTTGTATGTGAACGACAGGTGGGGGTCTGAACACGCGCGCTGGCCGAGACCATAGGTACAGACCAGTCCACCGTCAAGGGGTGGCGCGGGAGTTCGCCCCTGCCGGATCGGGAGACGCCTTCGCCGAGCGACGACGTACGGGGCGGGCGGGGCGCCCGGGCCGGCAGTTTCCGGAGTCGATTCCTGCGCGGCGATTTATTACGGAATACCAGGAAGTTACCTCTGAGTATGTCGTGACTTAGTAGGCAAATAACAGTAGAACCCGTTTCGATTCGTCGAGACAGAGGAGTGCTGCATGAGCGCTGACCTCCAGACCAGACGCCCCGACAGAGGGAGCTCCCGCCGCCAATTCATTGCTGGAACGAGTTCTATTCTCGGAGCTGCTGTGATCGGCAGCAGTGCAACTTCCGCCTGGGCGGCGGCACAACGCGACAGCGCTGTGATCGAGCCGGGTGCCCGCGTTCCCGCCTTGGTCATCGGCAGTGGATACGGCGGCTCGGTGGCCGCCCTGAGGCTCGCTCAGGCGGGCGTCGACGTGCACATCGTCGAAATGGGAATGGCCTGGGACACCCCGGGTACGGACGGAAAGATCTTCGCCAACACGACCAAGCCCGACTACCGGTCCTTCTGGCTGCGCACCCGCACCAAACAGCCCTTGAGCAACTTCCTGGGCTTCCCGCTCGACAAGGACGTGCCCCGCTACACCGGAATCCTGGACGCCGAGGAGATGGGCGGGATCATCGTCTACCAGGGCCGCGGCGTCGGCGGCGGCTCACTGGTCAACGGCGGTATGGCCGTCACGCCCAGAAGGGAGAACTTCGGGGCGGTGCTGCCCTCGGTCGACCCCGACGAGATGTACGACGTGTACTACCCGCGCGCCAACGCCGCCCTCGGCGTCAGCACCATCGACCCGGCCTGGTTCGAGACCGCGGCCTGCTACCAGTACGCCCGCGTCGGACGGAAGCACGCGGAACGCTCCGGCTTCCCCTTCGTGTTCGTACCGGACGTCTACGACTGGGACTACATGAAGCAGGAGGCCGCCGGCACGGTCCCCAAGTCCGCCCTGGCCGCGGAGATCCTCTACGGCAACAACTACGGGAAGAAGACCCTCCAGAAGACCTACCTCGCACAGGCGAACGCCACCGGCAGGGTCACCGTCTCACCGCTGCACCGGGTCACGACGGTCACTCCCGCGAGCGCCGGGGGCTACCTCGTCGGCATCGAGCAACTCGACACCGGCGGCGCCGTCACGGCGACGAAGACCGTGACCGCGGACCGGGTGTTCTTCGCCGCGGGCAGCGTCGGGACCAGCAAGCTGCTGGTCCGGCTCAAGGCGACCGGCGCGCTGCCGGGCCTCAACGGCGAGGTCGGCAAGGGCTGGGGCGAGAACGGCAACGTCATGTGCGGGCGCGCCAACCACCTGTGGGATCCGACGGGAGCACTGCAGTCCTCCATTCCCACCGCGGGAATCGACAACTGGGCCGCGGGCGGCGCCTTCGCCGAGGTGGCGCCGCTGCCCACGGGAATCGAGACGTTCGCCTCGTTCTATCTGTCGATCACCAAGAACCCGCATCGCGCCCAGTTCTCCTGGAACGCGGCGACCGGAAAAGTGGAACTGAACTGGCAGACGTCCTGGAAACAGCCCTCGATCGACATGGCGAAGTCCATATTCGACCGGATCAACGCCAAGGAGGGGACGATCTACCGCACCGATCTCTTCGGCGCGTACAAGATCTGGGGCGACCATCTGACGTACCACCCCCTCGGTGGGGCGGTGCTCGACCGGGCGACGGACAACTACGGCCGCCTGCACGGTCATTCCGGCCTCTATGTCGTCGACGGCGCACTGATCCCCGGCAACGCGAGCGTCAACCCCTTCGTCACCATCACGGCTCTCGCCGAACGGAACATCGAGGAGATCATCGCCGCTGATCTGTGACGCGCCCGTGTGATCGTCCGGCCCGGGGCGGGCCGGGGCCGACGGCCCCGGCCCGTCTCACCCCGAACCGCCTCACCCCCGGGGCAGCACGCACACGCTGTCGAGACCCAGAACGTGGTTGAGCCGTCCGAACGCCAGCCACGACCCGATGCTCATGCTCAGCTCCACGATCTCCGCCTGGCTGAAACACGCCGTCATCCGGCCCCAGAACTCCTCTTCCAGCCGGTGGTGGTCCACCGCGTAGCGCTCGGCGTACTCGGCGGCGAGCCGGGTCCGGTCGTCGAAGACGTCCGTGGTGCGCCAGTCGGCGACGGCTTCGGCGAAGCCCTCCTCGACCTTCTGCCCGTCGCGCTCGGTACGCCAGTCCAGACAGAAGACGCAGCCGTTGATCTGCGCGATGCGCAGCCGGGCGGCCTCGAACTCGCGCAGGCCGAGGCTCGTGTGGGCGTAGACGGCCAGGGAGAAGTTCGAGGCAGCCATGCCTATCTCCGGGACCATCTCGCCCCACACATAGGGGATCGGGTCCGCTCCGTCGGGGATGTCGATGCGCAGGGTCACCGGTCAGGTCCTTCCCAGTCGGCCGGCCGCGGGGCGCAGCGGGACGTCGAGCGCGTCGTAGAGTCCGGGCTTGGCCTCCGCCAGCCAGTCGATGGCGTTCACCAGCCGGCCGACCGCGGTGGCGTTGCCGCCCGCCGAGCGGTTCCCGCCCTCGTCGGTCGCCTCCACGGTGACCTCGATACGGGGACGCCCCTCGATGATCACGCGGTGCGCGCCGGCGCCGCCGTCCGGCGGCGCGGGCCAGTCCGGCGCGCAGGACGGGTGGATGCGCGTGACGTGCTCGATGACGATGCGGGCCCGGCCGTCGACCATCCCCTGCACCTCGAAGCGGACCGCGCCCTGGGTGCCCGCCTCGAACTCCCCCATCGTCGCCGTGGTGACGGTGGTCTCGAGCGCCCGGCGCTGGAGCGTCTCGCGGATCTCGTCGACCTCCACGCCCAGGGCCCGCGCCATCATGCGGATCTGCCCGCCCCACACCATCGTCGGCACGCCCTCCACGAGCATCAGGGGCTGGTGGTCCATCGGCCGGCCCATACCGACCAGATCGCGGACGGAGTCCTCCTGTTCGTAGGTGGAGTAGTCGAAGATCTCCTGGCAACGCACCACGTCGATGCGCGAGCCCAGTCCGCTGACCAGCAGCGGCAGCGTGTCGTTCGCCCAGCCGGGATCGACCCCGGACACGAACAGCGAACCGCCGCCGGCCGAAACGGCCTCCAGCAGCGGATCCCTGATCTCGGGCGGCGCGTTGCGCACGTCGTACAGCCCGTACACCGACGGGGACACGACCACCGCGCCGGCCCGCATCGCGCGCCCGATGTCCGCCAGCGCGTCATCGGGACGCAGTTCCCCCGACGCCGCGTACACCACCGCGCGCGGCCCCGCGGCCAGCACCGACGCCACATCGTCGGTCGCGGCCACCCCGAGACGGCGCTCCAGTCCGGCCAGTTCGCCCGCGTCACGGCCGACCTTGGCGCCGTCGGCCACCAGCACGGCGGCAAGGGCCAGTGCCGGATGCGCGTCCACCGCGCGGATGGCCGCGCGTCCCACATTGCCCGTACCCCACACAACCGTGGAAATCATGGGCGGAGGGTAACGAGGGGGCGCAAAGGTTCCCAGAGCCGTGCAGGGAGATTCTTTCCGGGCGCCGGATCGTGCTACGCCCGCGGCGGCTTGACGGCGACGTCCAGGTAGAACGTGTCGATGCTGCGGACCGCCTCCTCGAACTCCTCCAGGTTGACCGGCTTGGTCACATAGGCGTTCGCGTGGTGGCGGTACGCCCCGGACACGTCGTCCGGCGCCGACGAGGTGGTCAGCACCACCACGGGGATGGTGCGCAGTTCGGCGTCCTCCTTGACGACGGCCAGGAACTCACGGCCGTTCATACGGGGCATGTTCAGATCGAGGACGATCAGGTCGGGGCGAGGGTTCGCCGGGTCGCGGAGGTACTCCAGGGCCTCGATACCGTCGGCGACCTGGGTGAGGTTGCGGGCGCCGCGATCGGCGAGGGCGTCCTGGATCAGCATCGCGTCGGCGATGTCGTCCTCGACCAGCAGCACGTCGTGGGGGCGGGTGGTGGCTGAGGCAACCATGACAGTGAACTCCGGAGGGGCGTGAGGGGCGGCGGGACGGGTGTCAACGTGGGGGCACCGCCACGACCACGACGTCGGTCGTCTCCCCCTGACTCATGTCCCCTTCGTTTATGGGCAAAGAGAAGTGGGAGGCGAACATGCCATTACCCTAAGGGGCCGCCACATGGCGCGACAACAGGTGAAGGAGCCACGCAGACCGTGAGGAGCGAGCGGCCGTCGGGCCGAGCGGGCGGGATCTCCGGCTGGACCACCCGCCGCTGGCTGCGGGTGAGCGTCGCCCTCACCCTGTCCGTCCTCACCGTGCTCGGCTCCCTGGGGGTGTGGGCGATGACCCGCACCACCCAGCTGACGGACCAGCTCGTGGAGCGCCGCTCCCCCGCGTTGACGCACGCGGTACGGCTGGAGGCGGCGCTGGTCAACCAGGAGACCGGGGTGCGCGGATACGGCCTGTCCGGCCGGCGCGACTTCCTCGAGCCCTACGCGCAGGGTGTGACCGACGAGAAGGCGGCGCTGAACCGCCTCGACGCACTGCTTCAGGACGATACGCGGGGCCGCGCCGAACTGGCCGCCGTACGACGCCTCGCGGACCGCTGGCACGAACGCTTCGCGGCGCCGCTGGCGAACGCCCCTGCGGACCGGGTGGTGTCGCTGGCGGACTCCCGCGCGCAGGAGGCGAAGAGCACCTTCGACGGACTGCGCCGGGCGATGGACCGGCAGCAGACGTACCTCGCGCAGGAGCGGGCCGACGCCGCGCAGGAGCTGCGTCGGGCGACGACGCTGCGCAACTGGACCTTCGCCGGGATCGCCCTGTTCATCGCGCTCGTCGCCACGCTGGTCTTCGAGGCACTGCGACGCGGCATCACCGGTCCGCTCGGGCTGCTCGGGCAGACCGCGCGGGAGGTGGCCGGCGGCCGCTTCGAGCAGCCCATCGCCATCACCGGCCCGGCCGACCTGCGGCAGTTGGGCTCCGACGTGGAGTCGATGCGCGGACGTCTGCTGAAGGAACTGGAGTTCAGCGAGCGGTCCCGGCGGCTGCTCGACGAGCAGGCAGCCGACCTCAAGCGCTCCAACGCCGAACTGGAGCAGTTCGCGTACGTCGCCTCCCACGACCTCCAGGAGCCGCTGCGGAAGGTGTCCAGCTTCACCCAGCTGCTGCAACGCCGCTACGGCGGACAACTGGACGAGCGGGCCGACCAGTACATCGCGTTCGCCGTCGACGGCGCCAACCGCATGCAGGTCCTCATCAACGACCTGCTCGCCTTCTCGCGGGTCGGCCGGGTCCACAACGACCACGCGGAGGTGGAACTGGAGGCGGTCGTCGGCCGCGTGCTGGACAACCTCAGCGTGGTCGTGGACGAGAGCGGTGCCGAGATCACCCGCGATCCGCTGCCCTCGGTGGTCGGTGACGCGACGCAGCTGGGCATGCTCTGGCAGAACCTGCTGTCGAACTCCGTCAAGTTCCGCCGCACCGACAGGTCCCCGAGGATAGGGGTCACGGTCCGCAGGGACGAGGATCTGTGGGAGTTCGCGGTCACCGACAACGGCATCGGGATCGAACCGGAGTTCCAGGAGAAGGTCTTCGTCATCTTCCAGCGACTGCACACCAGGGACGCCTACCCGGGCACCGGAATCGGCCTGGCCATGTGCAAGAAGGTCGTGGAGTTCCACGGCGGGACCATTCGGATCGACCCTCGGTACACGGCCGGTACCCGTGTCGTGTTCACCCTTCCCGTTGAGCATTCCGCCGCGGCGGACGGCGCGCGAGAGGCACATACGTGACAGAGTCAGCCGCCGGGCAGGCACAGCACTACCACGTCGCGCTCGTCGAGGACGACGACGGCGACGCGCTGCTGGTCGAGGAGCTGCTGTTCGACACCGACCTTCCGCACACCCTGGTGCGGTGCCGCACGCTAGACGAGGCGCGCGGCCGGCTGGCGGCACACCACTTCGACTGCGTGCTGCTCGACCTGCATCTGCCGGACGCCTCCGGTCTGGGCACGGTCGAGGCGATCCAGCGCACCGGCACCCACGCCGCGGTCATCGTGCTCACCGGGCTGGCGGAGTCCTCGGCCGGGGTGGACGCGCTGGCCGCCGGCGCCCAGGACTACCTCGTCAAGGGGAAGGTCGAACCCGACCTGCTGCAACGGGCCGTGCGCTACGCCGTCCAGCGCAAGCAGGCCGAACGGGCCAACGCGGCGTTGCAGGTCGGCCGGCTGCGGGCACAGGAGAACGCGCGGCTGGAGCGCGGGCTGCTGCCGACGCCGCTGCTGACCTCGGACTCCGTGACGGTCACCAGCCGCTATCTGCCGGGCCGTGAGCAGGCCCTGCTCGGCGGTGACTTCCTGGACGTCGTCCAGACCGACGACGGGCAGGTGCACGCGATCATCGGCGACGTCAGCGGTCACGGCCCGGCCGCCGCGGCGCTCGGGGTCTGTCTGCGGATCGCCTGGCGCGCACTGACGCTCGGCGGGCACCGCGGACACCATCTGCTGCACCTGCTGGAGCAGATCCACATCGCGGAGCGCACCGGCAGCGACCTGTTCACCACCTGCACCCTGATCGTCCTCGACCCGCACGCGGCGACGGTGACCCTGCATCTCGTGGGCCATCACGAACCGCTGCTGGTCGGCGGCGCCGGCACCGACGTGCTCGACGCCGCGCACGGCATCGCGCTCGGCATCGTGCCGGGCCTCGGCGACTGGCCGGCCACGACCGTGCCGCTCCCGCCGAACGGGACGCTGATCGCGTACACCGACGGTCTCATCGAGGGGTACACGGGCAGTGCCGGGGCACGTCTCGGCGTCGAGGGGCTGCTGCACATACTCGACGAGACGCGGGAGGTGGATCCGGGCAAGCACCTCGATCGGCTGATCGGCCGGGTCCGGGCGCTGAACGCGGAGCGTCACACCGACGATCTGGCCATCCTGCGGCTGGACTGGACGGCCCTGTCCGGCTCCCGTCCCCGCCCAATGGGCCACGGCGAGCGGACCGTCCCCCACCAGGCGGACCGGCGCGTCGGCAGACACTGACCGGCCTGCCGCCGGTGCCGGGTCGCGGTGGCCGTCCGACCGGGGCGGGAAGGTGACCGGGCGGTAGGCTGCGACTGTGAGCAGCCGGGCGGAGCGCGGGCCGACGTTCCGGCCGGTGAGCGCGGAGAGGGTCTTCGGTGGCCGGACCCGACGGCGCATCCTGATCGACCTTCGGCCTCCTTCCGCGGCGAGGGTGCGAGGAGCGGGACGATGAGCACGATGGAGTGGCGTGATTTCGCCGAACAGATGGCCGAGCTCGCCCGGCATCTGCTGGCACAGGACTCCGCTCAGGACACGCTCGACGAGATCGCGTCGAAGGCGGTCGAGCTGATCGACGGCTGCCAGGCCGCGGGTGTGCTGGCCCTGCGCAAGGGCCGCGCGGTCACGCTCGCCGCGTGCGGGGACATGGTCGAGGAGTCCGACCGGCTGCAGGGCGAACTCGGTGAGGGTCCCTGCTTCGACGCCGCCCGGCGCACAGACGGGGAGCGGATGTTCCGCATCCCCGACATGACCGAGCCGCAGCCGGACTTCGAGCGTTTCGCGCCCGCGGCCCGCGACCTGGGCGTCGGCAGCATGATGGGCTTCCTCCTGTACACCCAGGATGACGACTTCGGCGCCCTGAACTTCTACTCCTCGCGCCCCGGAGCGTTCGGCCCGGAGAGCGAGACCGCCGGCTGGCTGCTCGCCTCCCATGCCGCCGTCGCCCTGGCCAGTGCCCGGACCGTGGACCAGCTGGAGCACGCCCTGGACACCCGGCACGCCATCGGTGAGGCCATGGGCATCCTGCGCGAACGCCACCATCTCAGCGAGGACGCGGCCTTCGACGTGCTGCGCCGCATCTCCCAGACCCACAATCTCAAGCTGCGCGACGTGGCCCAGTCCATCCGTACCAAGGCCCGCCGGGAAAACTGACCGCGGCCGATCAACGACCGTCCATCCGGGGTACCTGGGAAGGACACGGAGCCGGTGCCGCGGAATCGGCTTTGTCAGGTGTCGTGGTTCGGACCAGGAGCCACGGCACCGCCCCACGCGTCCCGTCACAGGACGCCACGCCCCGTCACGCCCGGCGATCGGTTCCGGAGGGTCCGAGGCCGGCACGGCGCGCCGGGCAGCCCTGGTCGCGGCCGGGGCCGCGATCGGCGGCGCGGCCCCGGCCCGTCTCAGGACACACCCGGACGGCGTACGAGGCGCCTCAGCAGCGGCCACGCCAGCAGCACGGCGATCACCGCGTACACGGTCACCGCGAACGGCGTGTCGACCAGCCCGACGACGCTGCCGTCGCTGATCTGAAGGGCACGGCGGAGCTGCTGTTCCGCGTTGGGGCCGAGGATCACCCCGATGACGGCGGGCAGCACGGGCAGGCCGTAGCGGCGCATCCCGAACCCGATCAGACCGATGACCAGCAGGATCACCAGGTCGACGACCTCGCCGCCTACGGCGTAGGCACCGACCGCCGCGAAGAAGAGGATCCCCGCGTAGAGGTAGGGCCGCGGGATGCGCAGCAGCTTGGCCCACAGCGGCGCGAGCGGCAGGTTGAGGGCGAGCAGCAGCACCATGCCGATGAACAGGGACGCGATCAGGCCCCAGACGAGTTCCGGTTCGCGTTCGAACAGCAGGGGACCGGGCTGGATGCCGTACTGCTGGAACGCCGCCAGCATGACCGCCGCGACCGCCGTCGTGGGCAGGCCCAGGGTGAGCATCGACACCAGGGTGCCCGCCGCCGAGGCCGACGCCGCGGACTCCGGTCCGGCGACGCCCTCGATCGCGCCCTTGCCCCACTCGTCCCGGTGCTTGGACAGCCGCTTCTCGGTGACGTACGACAGGAAGGTGGGGATCTCCGCGCCGCCCGCCGGGACGGCGCCGAAGGGGAAGCCGATGAACGGGCCGCGCAGCCAGGACTTCCAGGTCCGGCGCAGGTCGCCGCGGCCCAGCCAGGGGCGGCCGACCGGGATGGGCTCGGCGGGCGCGCGCCGCAGATGGGCGGCGACCCACAGGGCCTCGCCGATCGCGAACAGACCGACCGCGACGATCACCACGTCGATGCCGTCCGCGAGTTGCAGCGATCCGAAGGTGAGCCGCTGCTGACCGGTCATCTGGTCGAGGCCGACCAGACCGACGGTGAGGCCGATCAGCAGTGAGGCCATACCGCGGATACGGGACGAGCCGAGCACGGAGGTCACCGCGATGAACGCGAGGACCATGATGGCGAAGTAGTCCGGCGCGCCGATGTCCACGGCGAGTTCGGCGACCGTCGGGGCGAGCGCGACCAGCAGGATCGTGCCGATCATGCCGCCGGCGAAGTGGCCGATGGCGGCGGCGGCCAGTGCCTGCGCCCCGCGGCCGGACTTGGCCATCGGGTTGCCCTCCATGGCGGCGACCACCGCGGCGCTCTCACCGGGGGTGTTGAGCAGGATCGAGGTCGTGGAACCGCCGAACATGGCGCCGTAGTAGATGCTGGCGAACATGATGAAGGCCCCGACGGGATCCAGTCCGTACGTCACGGGCAGCAGCAGCGCCACCGCCATGGCCGGGCCGATGCCGGGCAGGACGCCGATCGCGGTGCCGAGCAGCACGCCGAGCGCGGCCCACAGCAGATTGATCGGGGTCAGTGCCGTACCGAAGCCGTCCAGCAGGGAGTCGAGGGCGTTCATCTCACAGCGCTCCCATCAGCGGGCCGCCGGGCAGCGGCACTCCGAGCAGGTTGTTGAACACGGCGTAGGTGATCAGGGACAGGACGGCCGCGACGAGCGGATCGCGGTCCGTGCGCCGGCTGCCGAGCGCGAAGGCGGCTCCCCAGAAGAGCAGGGCACCCGCGAGGGGGAAGCCGAGCGGTTCGATCAGCACGGCGGCGCCCAGGAACACCCCGGCGAGCAGCAGCACGGTGCGCCAGTCGGCGGGTTCGGAAAGGTCGACGTCCTCCCCGGTCTCGGCCTGGCCGCGGCCGCCGCGCAGCACGTCCACGGCGAGCAGCGCGGCCACGAGCAGCAGCCCGCAGCTGACCACGACCGGCACGGTCCTCGGCCCGACGGGGCCGCGCCGGCCGATGTCGACGTCCATGGTCAGCGCGTCGGTCAGCACGAGCACACCGAGCGCCAGCAGCAGGACGCACACGCCCAGTTCGGAGTGGTCGCGCAGCCAGGAACGGCGGGGCGTCGGGGCCGCCGGACGGGTGTCGGTGGTCTGCTCGGTCACAGTCCCAGCTCCTTCAGCACGGAGGTCACGCGCTTGTCCTGGGCCTCCAGGTAGTCGCCGAACTCCTCGCCCGTGAGGAAGGCGTCGTCCCAGCCGTTCTGCTCGAGGGAGGCCCGCCACTGCGGGGAGTCGTGGAGTTCCTCGAAGAGGCGCACGAGTTTGTCGCGTTCGATGTCGGACAGGCCGGGTGGTGCGACGATGCCGCGCCAGTTGGTGAAGTTCACGTCGTAGCCCGCCTCCCGGAGCGTGGGCGCGTCGAGGCCGTCGACGCGCTCGGGCCCGGTGACCGCGAGCAGCCGCAGCTCACCCGCCTTGATCTGGTCCAGGTACTCGCCGACGCCGGAGACGCCGAAGGCGACCTTGTTGCCGAGGATCGAGGCGAGCAGTTCGCCGCCGCCGTCGAAGGGCACGTAGTTGACCTGCTTCGGGGCGATGCCGGCGGCCCGCGCCATCAGCATCGGCGCGAGGTGGTCGGGGCCGCCCGGTGAGGATCCCCCGCCGACGGGCAGCTTGCCGGGGTCGGCCTTCCAGGCGTCGACGAGTTGACCGATCGAGCGGTACGGGGAGTCCTTGGCGACCACGACGACGTCCTGCTCCTCGGTGAGCCGGGCGATCGGTGTGGTGTCGGCGAGCGTCTTCGGCGCGTCGTTGGAGCGTACGGCGCCGACCACGCCGAGTCCCATCGACATCGCGAGCTTGCCGTTGCCGTGTTCGCTCACCAGGCGGGTCAGACCGACGGTGCCGCCGGCGCCCGGCAGGTTGAACACCTCGACATCGGGGGTGAGTCCGGCGTCCTCGGCGTTCTTCGCCGCCGTACGGGCCGTGATGTCGTAGC
Coding sequences:
- a CDS encoding alginate lyase family protein produces the protein MSHAPARRPRRSRLTLLAGGAAATAALVAGLLTGPAAPRADAAPATFVHPGVTVSQGQLDFARSKVNSGAQPWKLAFDRMMASKYADLNRTPRPRAVVECGSYSNPNYGCTDEREDAIAAYTHALAWYITRDDRHARKAIELMDAWSAVIRDHTNSNAPLQTGWAGSSWPKAAEIIKYTYTGTWANSGRFATMLRDVYLPEIINGSNSNGNWELSMMEAALGISVFLEDRTSYDKAMAKFRTRAAAFVYLESDGALPKTVPSQNLNTREKIVNYWQGQSTFVTGLTQETCRDLTHTGYGISAIAHVAETSRIQGQDLYGTDVGERLRHALGFQAKYEMGTAVPSWLCGGSLHLGLGPVTEVGYNALHNRLGHAMTNTQALTERNRPSGTNNLFVAWETLTHGDNPA
- a CDS encoding GMC oxidoreductase, with the translated sequence MSADLQTRRPDRGSSRRQFIAGTSSILGAAVIGSSATSAWAAAQRDSAVIEPGARVPALVIGSGYGGSVAALRLAQAGVDVHIVEMGMAWDTPGTDGKIFANTTKPDYRSFWLRTRTKQPLSNFLGFPLDKDVPRYTGILDAEEMGGIIVYQGRGVGGGSLVNGGMAVTPRRENFGAVLPSVDPDEMYDVYYPRANAALGVSTIDPAWFETAACYQYARVGRKHAERSGFPFVFVPDVYDWDYMKQEAAGTVPKSALAAEILYGNNYGKKTLQKTYLAQANATGRVTVSPLHRVTTVTPASAGGYLVGIEQLDTGGAVTATKTVTADRVFFAAGSVGTSKLLVRLKATGALPGLNGEVGKGWGENGNVMCGRANHLWDPTGALQSSIPTAGIDNWAAGGAFAEVAPLPTGIETFASFYLSITKNPHRAQFSWNAATGKVELNWQTSWKQPSIDMAKSIFDRINAKEGTIYRTDLFGAYKIWGDHLTYHPLGGAVLDRATDNYGRLHGHSGLYVVDGALIPGNASVNPFVTITALAERNIEEIIAADL
- a CDS encoding carboxymuconolactone decarboxylase family protein; protein product: MVPEIGMAASNFSLAVYAHTSLGLREFEAARLRIAQINGCVFCLDWRTERDGQKVEEGFAEAVADWRTTDVFDDRTRLAAEYAERYAVDHHRLEEEFWGRMTACFSQAEIVELSMSIGSWLAFGRLNHVLGLDSVCVLPRG
- a CDS encoding dihydrodipicolinate reductase, with product MISTVVWGTGNVGRAAIRAVDAHPALALAAVLVADGAKVGRDAGELAGLERRLGVAATDDVASVLAAGPRAVVYAASGELRPDDALADIGRAMRAGAVVVSPSVYGLYDVRNAPPEIRDPLLEAVSAGGGSLFVSGVDPGWANDTLPLLVSGLGSRIDVVRCQEIFDYSTYEQEDSVRDLVGMGRPMDHQPLMLVEGVPTMVWGGQIRMMARALGVEVDEIRETLQRRALETTVTTATMGEFEAGTQGAVRFEVQGMVDGRARIVIEHVTRIHPSCAPDWPAPPDGGAGAHRVIIEGRPRIEVTVEATDEGGNRSAGGNATAVGRLVNAIDWLAEAKPGLYDALDVPLRPAAGRLGRT
- a CDS encoding response regulator is translated as MVASATTRPHDVLLVEDDIADAMLIQDALADRGARNLTQVADGIEALEYLRDPANPRPDLIVLDLNMPRMNGREFLAVVKEDAELRTIPVVVLTTSSAPDDVSGAYRHHANAYVTKPVNLEEFEEAVRSIDTFYLDVAVKPPRA
- a CDS encoding sensor histidine kinase codes for the protein MRSERPSGRAGGISGWTTRRWLRVSVALTLSVLTVLGSLGVWAMTRTTQLTDQLVERRSPALTHAVRLEAALVNQETGVRGYGLSGRRDFLEPYAQGVTDEKAALNRLDALLQDDTRGRAELAAVRRLADRWHERFAAPLANAPADRVVSLADSRAQEAKSTFDGLRRAMDRQQTYLAQERADAAQELRRATTLRNWTFAGIALFIALVATLVFEALRRGITGPLGLLGQTAREVAGGRFEQPIAITGPADLRQLGSDVESMRGRLLKELEFSERSRRLLDEQAADLKRSNAELEQFAYVASHDLQEPLRKVSSFTQLLQRRYGGQLDERADQYIAFAVDGANRMQVLINDLLAFSRVGRVHNDHAEVELEAVVGRVLDNLSVVVDESGAEITRDPLPSVVGDATQLGMLWQNLLSNSVKFRRTDRSPRIGVTVRRDEDLWEFAVTDNGIGIEPEFQEKVFVIFQRLHTRDAYPGTGIGLAMCKKVVEFHGGTIRIDPRYTAGTRVVFTLPVEHSAAADGAREAHT
- a CDS encoding PP2C family protein-serine/threonine phosphatase, with amino-acid sequence MTESAAGQAQHYHVALVEDDDGDALLVEELLFDTDLPHTLVRCRTLDEARGRLAAHHFDCVLLDLHLPDASGLGTVEAIQRTGTHAAVIVLTGLAESSAGVDALAAGAQDYLVKGKVEPDLLQRAVRYAVQRKQAERANAALQVGRLRAQENARLERGLLPTPLLTSDSVTVTSRYLPGREQALLGGDFLDVVQTDDGQVHAIIGDVSGHGPAAAALGVCLRIAWRALTLGGHRGHHLLHLLEQIHIAERTGSDLFTTCTLIVLDPHAATVTLHLVGHHEPLLVGGAGTDVLDAAHGIALGIVPGLGDWPATTVPLPPNGTLIAYTDGLIEGYTGSAGARLGVEGLLHILDETREVDPGKHLDRLIGRVRALNAERHTDDLAILRLDWTALSGSRPRPMGHGERTVPHQADRRVGRH
- a CDS encoding GAF and ANTAR domain-containing protein; the encoded protein is MEWRDFAEQMAELARHLLAQDSAQDTLDEIASKAVELIDGCQAAGVLALRKGRAVTLAACGDMVEESDRLQGELGEGPCFDAARRTDGERMFRIPDMTEPQPDFERFAPAARDLGVGSMMGFLLYTQDDDFGALNFYSSRPGAFGPESETAGWLLASHAAVALASARTVDQLEHALDTRHAIGEAMGILRERHHLSEDAAFDVLRRISQTHNLKLRDVAQSIRTKARREN